Proteins co-encoded in one Heptranchias perlo isolate sHepPer1 chromosome 9, sHepPer1.hap1, whole genome shotgun sequence genomic window:
- the LOC137325628 gene encoding di-N-acetylchitobiase-like, protein MVDTIWQNPLSPELTNMHQDVAWMVVRRGLRVRSFQHARNLSATTSCPRGCSGDKTVINLLMDCPFAQKVGVPQQRVGGLHVDEADGVDCEAAGAGDAVRPPRMSKRHQSGRCWFEGLCTAQAERMRWSLELAQALVVLVLWVCCGSGTGCPCSNRALCEPVTVEHEFEVFVFDVGGKDWKYYDWSKVTTIAAFGPYDPELLCYAHANQVRVVLRGVPTYKDIMDRNHQRKWINHRVNSVKRQFMDGINLDLKFSAENNSVTKLWISQLVAETTEMFNILIPGSQVTFNVPWSPDCIDGRCYDFLRIANSCDFLFVMSYDMQSQMWDICFSKPNAPYYQTLSGYSAYINLGIDSRKLVLGVPWYGYDYTCRQLFEGGRCVLEKIASRGAPCSGAAGRQVPYKEIVQHVHKSITGRYWDDEQKAPYYIYMVNNTYHLVWYDDPQSISIKSAIMKKLRLRGIGMWNGNMLNYSDDHFIVKQTEDMWNALCPL, encoded by the exons ATGGTCGATACCATTTGGCAGAACCCCTtgtcaccagaactgaccaacatgcaccaagatgtagcctggatggtggtgagaaggggcctccgagtgcggtccttccaacacgcacgaaaTCTCAGTGCCaccacgagctgccctcgaggatgCAGCGGGGACAAGACCGTCAtcaacctcctgatggactgccccttcgcgcagaag gtgggtgtgccgcagcaacgTGTTGGTGGGCTCCACGtcgatgaggcggacggcgtggactgcgaggctgctggggctggtgatgctgttcgtcctccgaggatgtcgaagcggcatcaatctggcaggtgttggtttgaggggttgtgcac AGCTCAGGCGGAGAGGATGCGCTGGAGTTTGGAATTGGCGCAGGCCCTGGTCGTGCTCGTGCTGTGGGTCTGCTGCGGCTCCGGGACAGGCTGCCCGTGTTCGAATCGGGCTCTGTGCGAACCCGTGACCGTGGAGCATGAGTTCGAG GTCTTTGTCTTTGATGTTGGAGGAAAGGATTGGAAGTATTATGACTGGTCTAAGGTCACGACTATTGCAGCCTTTGGACCTTACGATCCTGAGCTTTTGTGTTATGCTCATGCGAATCAAGTTCGAGTTGTCCTGAGAG GAGTTCCAACATACAAAGACATTATGGACAGAAATCACCAAAGAAAATGGATCAATCACAGAGTCAACTCTGTAAAAAGACAATTTATGGATGGAATCAATTTGGACCTGAAGTTTTCTGCTGAAAATAATTCTGTCACCAAATTGTGGATATCTCAACTGGTTGCCGAAACTACGGAGATGTTCAACATTTTAATACCTGGGTCTCAG GTCACATTTAACGTGCCTTGGTCTCCAGACTGCATTGATGGCCGATGCTATGACTTTTTGAGAATTGCAAATTCCTGTGACTTTTTATTTGTGATGTCCTATGATATGCAGAGTCAAATGTGGGACATTTGCTTTTCAAAGccaaatgctccctattaccagactttatcag gtTACTCCGCTTATATCAATCTGGGTATTGATTCCAGAAAGCTCGTGCTGGGAGTTCCATGGTATGGTTATGACTATACTTGCAGGCAGTTGTTTGAG GGTGGTAGGTGTGTATTGGAAAAGATTGCTTCCCGAGGTGCCCCTTGCAGTGGTGCAGCTGGACGTCAGGTCCCATACAAAGAGATCGTACAGCACGTGCACAAATCAATTACTGGCAGATATTGGGATGATGAGCAGAAAGCCCCATATTATATCTACATG GTTAACAATACTTATCATCTGGTCTGGTATGACGATCCGCAGAGCATTTCAATTAAGTCTGCGATCATGAAGAAATTGAGACTTCGTGGCATAGGCATGTGGAATGGAAATATGCTGAACTACAGTGATGATCATTTCATAGTAAAGCAAACTGAAGACATGTGGAATGCTCTTTGCCCTTTGTGA